The Rufibacter sp. DG15C region CGGCGGTAGACAAAAAAGTCATACAGTTGACTCAAAAGCAAACCATGACGTTGGAGGAGTTGGCAAAAATTATTTCCCAACATTTCACCACCCCCGAGGAGAGAACCAGGGCTGCTTTTGTCTGGCTCACGGAGAACATTGTCTATGATATTCAGGCTTTGTATTTAACGCCCCCCATTGGCAAGAACAAGTATCTTGTTGAGCAGACCCTAAAAACCAAAAAAGCAGTATGCGAAGGGTACGCCGAAGTTTTTCAAACCTTATGCAACAGAATGGGCATAAAAGCCTACATGGTAACGGGATATACAGCGGTAAATAATCAAATAAGTTCACAGGCGCATGCATGGTGCGCCGCGCAACTAAACGGCAAGTGGTTCCTATTTGACCCTACCTGGGGCGCAGGATATGTGACTGGAAAAACGTTTACCAAACACAGAAACGAGCAGTACTTTAAGGCTGATCCCGCTAGCCTGGCGCCCACGCATTTACCCTCTGACCCCCTTTGGCAGTTTTCAACAGCTCCCATCACTGGAAGAGAGTTTGCCACAGGCGTTTTCTCCTCATCAAAGCCTAAAAATTGCTTCCAATTCAAAGACACGCTGGCGGCGTATGAGAAACTAGATGATCTTGGACGCTTAGTGAGTACCGTCCGCCGGATGGAAGCACCCGGCAACTTCCAACCCTTTTTGGGCAACCACCTCCAATCCTTAAAACAACAAATTGACTACCAGAACTACTTGGCGCTTTCTACTGCTTACAACCAAGGAATAGACCTGCTCAACCAGTTTTTGTATTACCGAAACAACATGCTCTTTGGCAGAAAAAGGGAAGCCGAATTGAAAACCTTGATCACAACGTCTGTCTGTAATTTTCAGTCAGCGAAGAACAAGCTGGACACCGTCAAATGGCATTCTAACAAATATGAGATTGGCTCCATAAAAGACAACCTCTCCCAAGCCTATGCCATGGCTCTGGACCAGCAGAAGTTCATCCAGCGCATCTACAATCCACTGGGCTTGAAAAAGAAAAACTAACTACGCTTTTACATGTACCTTTCCTTCGGAAAACGCTTCTTAGACCTTGTCCTTGCTGGCCTAGCACTGCTGTTGCTGTGGCCGGTCATGCTGATAGTGGCGGTGGCGTTGTGGTTTGGGTTTGACGGAAAGGTATTGTTCAGACAGAAACGGCCGGGACTACACGGTAAGGCCTTTACGTTCTACAAGTTCACCACCATGACCCAGCGCCGTGATGCAAATGGAGAGTTGTTACCAGATGAACAGCGCCTCACACCCCTGGGTAGGTTTATCAGGAGGACGTCACTAGATGAATTGCCGCAGTTGTGGAACGTAGTCAAGGGAGATATGAGTCTGGTAGGTCCGCGCCCTCTACTCATGGAGTATCTGCCTCTGTACACTCTAGAGCAGGCAAGACGCCATGCCCTAAAACCGGGTATCACGGGCTGGGCGCAGGTCAACGGCCGGAACCTGCTTACTTGGGAAGAAAAGTTTACTTTTGACGTGTGGTACGTGGAACATGTCTCTTTTAAACTTGACCTGCAAATTTTGTGGCGTACCCTCAAACACGTTTTCAAACCAGAAGGCATCTCGGCACCCAACACGGCCACCATGCCTCGGTTTACCGGTTCTACTAATACTGCTTCATGAGTAACTCAGGAAAAGATATTGTCATTGTAGGGGCCGGCGGTCTGGGTCGTGAGGTGCTCATGCTCATTCATCAGATCAACCAGCACACCCCCACCTGGAATTTCCTAGGCTTTTACGACGATGTCGCTCCGGCAGAAGGCTTCCTTTACCCTTATTTAGGCAACGTGGACGACCTCAACGCCACCCCTGGTCCCCTGCACGCGGTCATCTCCATCGGGAACTGTCAGGCGAAGGCCAAGGTAGTGGAAAGGCTCTTTAATAACTTCCTGTTGTTTCCAGTACTAGTGCATGCATCGGTCATCAATGAGTCCGTTCAAGCAAACCTGATAGGCGAAGGAAGCATCATCTGTCAGAACTGCATCCTTACAACCAATGTACACCTGGGAAAACATGTCTTACTCAATCTGGCTTGCACCATAGGGCATGATGCCGTGATAGGCGATTGCGGCTCCTTGATGCCGCAGGTAGCAGTAAGCGGCGGGGTCAACCTAGGCAAAGGCGTCTACATGGGCACCAACAGCGCCATCCTGCAATACAAAACCATGGGCGCGTTTACCACCATAGGCGCCGGCGCAGTCGTCACCCAAGACCTCCCCGACCATTGCACGGCCGTGGGTGTACCAGCGCGTATTATCAAGCAAGCGGTATGAGCGTCAACCAGGATTTCATCTATCTGTCACCGCCGCACATGGGCGGAAGAGAGCAACACTACATCCAAGAAGCATTCGACCAGAACTGGATTACCACTGCGGGCGCGAATGTAGACAGTTTTGAAAAAGAACTTTCTTCTTATGTAGGAATGCCGCATGCCGCCGCGCTTTCTTCGGGCACAGCGGCCTTGCACCTGGCCTTGTTGGCCCTAGGCATTGGTCACGGAGATGAAGTATTCTGCTCTAGCTTTACCTTCGTGGCTAGTACCAACCCCATTCGTTACGTAGGCGCAACGCCTGTTTTGATTGACAGCGAACCTTCTACATGGAACCTCTGCCCG contains the following coding sequences:
- a CDS encoding acetyltransferase — translated: MSNSGKDIVIVGAGGLGREVLMLIHQINQHTPTWNFLGFYDDVAPAEGFLYPYLGNVDDLNATPGPLHAVISIGNCQAKAKVVERLFNNFLLFPVLVHASVINESVQANLIGEGSIICQNCILTTNVHLGKHVLLNLACTIGHDAVIGDCGSLMPQVAVSGGVNLGKGVYMGTNSAILQYKTMGAFTTIGAGAVVTQDLPDHCTAVGVPARIIKQAV
- a CDS encoding transglutaminase domain-containing protein; its protein translation is MKRFVLLLLSIFYAAASFAQKSVPYAAVDKKVIQLTQKQTMTLEELAKIISQHFTTPEERTRAAFVWLTENIVYDIQALYLTPPIGKNKYLVEQTLKTKKAVCEGYAEVFQTLCNRMGIKAYMVTGYTAVNNQISSQAHAWCAAQLNGKWFLFDPTWGAGYVTGKTFTKHRNEQYFKADPASLAPTHLPSDPLWQFSTAPITGREFATGVFSSSKPKNCFQFKDTLAAYEKLDDLGRLVSTVRRMEAPGNFQPFLGNHLQSLKQQIDYQNYLALSTAYNQGIDLLNQFLYYRNNMLFGRKREAELKTLITTSVCNFQSAKNKLDTVKWHSNKYEIGSIKDNLSQAYAMALDQQKFIQRIYNPLGLKKKN
- a CDS encoding sugar transferase produces the protein MYLSFGKRFLDLVLAGLALLLLWPVMLIVAVALWFGFDGKVLFRQKRPGLHGKAFTFYKFTTMTQRRDANGELLPDEQRLTPLGRFIRRTSLDELPQLWNVVKGDMSLVGPRPLLMEYLPLYTLEQARRHALKPGITGWAQVNGRNLLTWEEKFTFDVWYVEHVSFKLDLQILWRTLKHVFKPEGISAPNTATMPRFTGSTNTAS